A window of Microbispora hainanensis genomic DNA:
CGGCGCCTCGACCGGCGCCTCGATCGGCGCGGCACGCGGCTCGTCGTCCGCGACGTGCCCGCCGCCGCCCGGACCCGTCCGGTCATCGACGACACGACCGCCAGGCGGCTCGCCGAGCTGGGGAAACGGGTTTCCGACGCACTCGGCGGACCTCAGGACGTCGAGTGGGCGATCGAGGATGGCCGCACGTGGATCCTGCAGGCCCGGCCGATCACCGCCGCGCCCCCTCCTCCGATCCTTCCGTACGGCGCCCCGGGCGAGGCCACGCTCACCGGAGTGCCGGGCAGCCACGGGACCGTGACCGGCGCCGCGAGGATCGTGCGTGGTTACGGCGACTTCGCGCGCGTGCGTCCGGGCGACATCCTCGTCTGCCCCTTCACCGACCCCGCGTGGACGCCGCTGCTCCGCATCGCCGGGGGCGTGGTCACCGAGACCGGAGGCGTGCTCTCCCACGCCGCGATCGTCGCTCGCGAGCACGGCATCCCCGCCGTCCTCGGCGTTCCGGACGCGACGAGCAGGCTCCGCGACGACACCGTGATCACCGTTGACGGCACCACCGGCACCGTCACGACGGCGGACGCGTGAATGTCTAGCGCTGCTTGAGGCGGAGCGCTTCCTTGCGGACCTCGGCCTGGATGGCCCGCTCGCGCTCCAGCCACGGCGGGTTCTCCTCTTTCAGCGCCTCGATCTCGGCCGTGGTGAGCGGGCCGGTGATGCCCCCGCGGATCAGGCCGGAGATGGAGATCCTCAGCTTCGAGGCGATGACCTGCTTGGGGTGCGGGCCGTTGCGGCGCAGGTCGACGAGCCAGGCGGGCGGCTTGGCCTGCAGCTCGTTCAGCTCGTCGCGGGAGACGACACCCTCCTGGAACTCGGCGGGAGTGGCCGAGAGGAGCACACCCAGCTTCTTGGCCGCCGTGGCGGGCTTCATCGTCTGGATGGTCTTCGGCTTGGACGAGCTCATAAACGTCAAGCGTAGTCAGTCGGAGCGGGTTCCCATGCCATCGGTAGCCTGAGGAAGTGACTGATGGAGAGACCGGCAGGGTGTTCCGGCTGGCGTACGTGCCCGGGGTGACGCCCGCGAAATGGGTCAAGATCTGGGCCGAGAGGATCCCCGACGTGCCGGTCACCCTGGTCGCGGTTCCCGCCGCCGAGGTGGTGGGGCTCCTGCGTGACGGCGGCGCCGACGCCGCGTTCGCCCGGCTGCCGATCGACCGCGACGGGCTCAGTGTCATTCCTCTCTATGTGGAGACCACGGTGGTCGTGGTGCCCAAGGACCACGCGGTGGCCGCCGCCGACGAGGTGACCATCGCCGACCTCG
This region includes:
- a CDS encoding DUF5997 family protein, which gives rise to MSSSKPKTIQTMKPATAAKKLGVLLSATPAEFQEGVVSRDELNELQAKPPAWLVDLRRNGPHPKQVIASKLRISISGLIRGGITGPLTTAEIEALKEENPPWLERERAIQAEVRKEALRLKQR